Below is a window of Vicia villosa cultivar HV-30 ecotype Madison, WI unplaced genomic scaffold, Vvil1.0 ctg.001954F_1_1, whole genome shotgun sequence DNA.
TTGCCTTATCATCCCCTTCATAAGCTTTCTTCAAGATCTCCCAAGCTTGCTTCACCGAATCGCAATCGCCAACTTTTTCAAAGTTGTCACCATCAACACAAGAGTGAATCAAGAAGAGTTCCTTGTGTGTAGCCTTCCGTGTATCAGTAACTTTTGCCCTAAGTGGCGTAACTCCATTGTTAAccacttcaagaacatcttgataTCTAAGCAACACCTTCATTTTTTCGCACCATTTATCATAGTTGTTCGATTCAAGGGTTGGAAGATTGGTTGGAACACGATTATTGGAGACGGTAGTCATCTTTGTGGTGGACTAGGGATCAGAACCAGGCTCTTGATGACAAATGTTGAAACAAGCACAAAGTTTGCAGGTGAATCAATGGAGGAAAAAGTAAATTTGAGAAGATGAAGTGAATTGAGATATTGAGTGACAGAGTTTAATTCAGGAGAATATTCACAATTGACATTAGTTTCAAACATGTTACATAAGATAGTATTTATAGTATACATCTAATATACCTTGGAACCAAATAGGCCCTACAAGtagttaaaaaacacaaaaatcacGACAGAAATCGATTTTTCAAAAGGGGGTAATCGATTTCCCCAATTGAAAATtaaactgaaaaaaaaaacaaccttCGGAAAATCAATTTCCCCAAATTGGATAATCGATTTCTCCAAATatgaaatatagttttttttctcTCGATAATTTGTCATAAAATAAGGAATAGTAAAGAGATaatataaaaagaaagaaaaaactgtGTTACCTGCAAAAGTAGTTGTAACTTCATTGCAGCGACTGTTTTTGACTAAGTATTCAAATACTTCCATTGGAAATAGAGATGCAAAAGAGTCAATTTTCACTAGCACTGTTTCcatgttttcaaaacaaacatCTTCGATATTGGGGAAATTAGGCATGGATTTAAAAACCTAAGCCATAAAAGTGAACAAATTCATTAGCAAAATTATATGAGACACGAAAATAAGTATCACTAGTAATAAAAAACAAacttgtaaaataaaataaataaatttcttaCCATAAGAGTTGGAGAAGCAAGAGTCATTGAGGAGACATTAGTGAACATTTTTAGCCAACTCATAAAGGTGTTCGCAATCTCTTCAGAAATTCTGGGAAACCAAAGCTCAAGACTCACTTGTTCAAGGAATTTGAGGTCGTGCACAAAGAGGGGACAAGTATGATTTACACTATTGAAACAACCCGCAATAGTAAATGATTTCAAATTCGGAGTGTTCATTTGAACTATTAACTGGGGAACAAAACAGGCACCTAAGTGTATGACCAATCTGGAAAGTGTATCATTTGACACAAACAATTTTGTTCCTTCCATTACATTGCAACTTTCAATTATCAGAGTTGTTAGCTTTTTACAGCTCGAAAATGGGTCGACATTACCATTACTGCTATTCGATAAGAATCCAACTTCTTTAAAATGACAATATGTCAATTCCGGAAGGTCTAAAGCGTGTGAAACTATTACTTTCCCTCTTGATCCACCAAGTAAAAGTTTAAGATATTTTATAGAACTACATGAAACCATAAACTGCGAAATTTCTACATTTTTCAAGTGATGATAACCCTCACCAATAGAATTAATCACTATTCTCTCCGCTTTATGTGAGACCCCGTATTTGAAGAGCTTGGTTAACGTTTGAATGGAAACTAAACCGTTATAATCAACAACTATATTGTTCAAGGGACTATACCCATCACGATAGAGTAAGAATGAGTTTAGGAACATCCAAAAGTTGATGGTCTTTGGGAATTGAGTATTGTTTGCTATTAGAGCAGGGACAAATTTCCACAAGTTTTTCCATCTTTTGGACAATACAGATGTTTGAACAACAACTTGTGTTGATAAGAATGTCATTATGTATATCAATATACAGTCAGGTAGTTGACTTATCAAATCCATTTTGCTTGGACTGCGTCTTATTTTCTCTATGTCAAGAGACTCTTCCTTTTCAATCTCACTGCTCAGTTTCAtctaatcaaatcaaatcaaaagaaaaagaaaaattttaCATTCAATATTGTTATAGATctctaaaataaattataaagataCATGAGTAACACTCTCAAAATAAAAcactattttcttttatattgaaatatacactctttttcttttagaaattaatattaatgtgtttcattttatttatttatatatgtttttaataaattatgTATCCTATGCGTGATCAACATTAACCAAATAATCACATCAATTCACCTCAAGGAAATCTATAAATTGTGAgatcatgttataacaataaaGCTTAATCCCTTACACAGAACAAAACAAGTCTAAAAAATATGCTTAAATATACACTCTAAACCACTACCTTATATGAGGTCCAAGGTAAACAAATTGGCCATTTGCATGattttttattatcatattttATTAATAGATCTAAATATTATTTAACATCactataatatcaatttaaaatttttagatttttgtatggCATCAGACAACTACTTAAAATTGTGTTAACAAGAGATACTAAATTAGAAAATTTTGTCCAAGCAAACAACTAAATAATTTTTGTGTACCAAAAATCATAGTGATTgggtataaaaaaaaatcaaaggttcCAAAAAAATTCTATATCATGACTCATCTTTAGCTTCactaaaatctattttttaattcaatttagggccgtttatttttaatttttttaatgatttttgtagtgtaacataattttgtgtaaaaaaattttattaaaaaaactttttataaaatcttcaaatgaaaaattagTTTGAATATTAAttctttagattttattttagatatttcattATTATAGTGAAACTATTTTTGAATAGTGAAACTTTTTCaggaaaatcattttgaaaatataGCTTTTTAGAAAAATTATGATTTCGACTATGTTTTGattttcaataatgtatgtttatgttataggatgtcaaaaatagtgtttcaatttagaaaaaataaatataataaaatttgtaatattttgaaaaactgttttataaaatcttttaaaaaaaaaaacaaagaaaaaaattcattttttttaaagccAAAACAATTTGGACCTTACTTATTCACTTTTCGCTTATTAATCTAGCTCCACACCTCATTGACTCCTCATACCATATTTACACACTTTCCAATTAATAGATATATAATGAAAGATAGTCAGCAC
It encodes the following:
- the LOC131637257 gene encoding putative F-box/LRR-repeat protein At4g15060; protein product: MKLSSEIEKEESLDIEKIRRSPSKMDLISQLPDCILIYIMTFLSTQVVVQTSVLSKRWKNLWKFVPALIANNTQFPKTINFWMFLNSFLLYRDGYSPLNNIVVDYNGLVSIQTLTKLFKYGVSHKAERIVINSIGEGYHHLKNVEISQFMVSCSSIKYLKLLLGGSRGKVIVSHALDLPELTYCHFKEVGFLSNSSNGNVDPFSSCKKLTTLIIESCNVMEGTKLFVSNDTLSRLVIHLGACFVPQLIVQMNTPNLKSFTIAGCFNSVNHTCPLFVHDLKFLEQVSLELWFPRISEEIANTFMSWLKMFTNVSSMTLASPTLMVFKSMPNFPNIEDVCFENMETVLVKIDSFASLFPMEVFEYLVKNSRCNEVTTTFAGPIWFQGILDVYYKYYLM